Below is a window of Syngnathus typhle isolate RoL2023-S1 ecotype Sweden linkage group LG12, RoL_Styp_1.0, whole genome shotgun sequence DNA.
CTGGACCATAAGACATGGTCGATGAGATAATGGAGTCAAATGCACCATTTGCCTTTGAGGAGATGCTAGGTGGCCAAGGCTATCTCTACCCTGGCGAGCTACAGGTTCTCTGTAGTGTCGAATTTAGAAGACAGTTATTTTTAATCTACACGGACTTTATGTTGATATCtggtgaaaacaataaaaacagcaTTGCTGGTCGAAGCTGATTTTTTTTAGCCGTGACATCAGGTAGGGTTAAGGGTAAATACTTTGAAAGAAAGTGTCTTTAATCTCACAAAAGCCGCAGTACGGCATTCATGTTCGCTTCTCACGATGTGCCAAAGGCTTTTATACACAGGTCACTGACCGTGTCAGCATCACTTGCACTAAAATGGCTCCACATCGCCAGGCCGTGTACACTACCCCTTCCCTTTAAAGTAGGTTTTTGTGTCACTCTATGTGACAACCCTCGTGTGAGctcagacattaaaaaaaaaaactcatactGACTGCACTAATGTTTCCTGGGTTGCCGGACTTTCTACGCAACGTTGCGTAATCCATCTCCTGTCTTACAACAGGTTATGTATTATTTAACATGCTGCTTCGAAGTATTGTGAAGTGCCACCGTCACATCACTCCCTAAATTGCGTGTGCCAGAGCACAGATCAGCACCATAATAAACATCAACCCCTGCAGAGCATCCTTTAATCTGATTGGTTCGTCCTGACGTCAACCGAGTCGGcagcactttctttttttccccttctttcaTCACCCAATGGCTGTAAATACATTTCCCATCACCCTTTtacagcagttttttttgtttaaggtCGATTCAATCCTATTTTATATTATGACACTAGTGATTGCCTGTCCACGTGTCTACCATCAAAGTGAGTGTGGATTAGCGTCTTCAAGGTGTACTAAAATAGCTGTCCACGAGCAGGGACAACCAGACAACATCAGCGTCGTAATCACCGCTAAGTCTTGTTAGCTTATTGGTTCAAAGACCGCGTGGTTGCTACTTTACTTGTTTTCCTCGTCTCACCTCAGCCAGTTGAAGgtattagcaaaaaaaaaacggatcccGAAACTGGTcaagattttattttgattccCAAAATTATATGTATAATGAGTTCATGATTCTTACAAGCAGACCACATCCCAGAGGACCTGAAGGACCCCTTCTACACCGACCAGTATGAGCAGGAGCACATCAAGCCCCCTGTCATTCACATGCTGCTATCCGGAGAGATCTACTGCCGGGTGTGCGGACTCATCCTGCGCGCAGAGCAAGCCGTCTCGCTTCGAAGCCATCAGTCCGTCCTCCAGGCCCTCTCGGCCAGGGGCATCCAAGTGCGGGACTCGGATGATGTGCACGTCTCCACTTTGGATCTCAACTCGAGCCCTGTCAAGATGGTGTGTTGAGGTTTTATTTTTGGAATGATTGTGTTTTCTCCTTTTATGTATCGTCTCGTTGCCCGTGTAGAGTTGCCACATGCACCTGATCGATGCCCTCATGATGGCCCACACGATGGAGATGATCAGTGTGGAGAAGGTGGTATCCAGTGTCAAGCGCTTCTCCAACTTCAGTGCCTCCAAGGAGCGTCCCATGGACCTGGAAGATGCCATGGTTCTTTGGATTAACAAGGTGATAAGGAGGGAACAAGCTCTGTGTTTATAGTTAGggataattcattttttttatcatctaaAGGTGAACACAAAAATGAGCGCTATTGTCGAAAAAGAGATGAAGATGAAGCAGCACCTGCTGGACTCACCAAACCATCAGAAGGTAAGTCTTTCCATCAAGGCAATTCCCTGTGTGAAATGATATATTTGAATCAATTATTCTATCAATTGGCCTAAAAAATATCTCATAGTCAGATATGGACATAAAAAACAATTGGCCTACAGTATGAACAGCCTTTTTTCCGTCTCCACGGCAACAAAGGATAATACGAGTCCATCTCGTGCGCTTTTCCCATTGCATTCATCCATGAACGTGTTTCAGTGAATCCCTTGCCGAATATTTCCACCTTGCTCGTCGCATGCACACCTAATTCATTTTGCTTTCCTCACCAGCCCGACATATTGCATGCTCTTGCCCATTGTATGTTGGAGCCTGTGGAGTTCTCCCGCGTGGTAACGTACCCAGCATTCCCCTGATAGATGAATGGATAGAAAGATAAGAGTGGAATAAAATGTCAAGTATTGTGGCTCTTCAGGTACGCTATCGCAGGGATCACCTCTCGGGTCGAACACTTCAGCACTTCTCCGTGGTGGACGACCTGTGCCGAGACGTTTGCGACGGCGCCGCTCTTCTGGCCCTCATCCACTTCTATTGCCCTGAACTCATTAGACTTGAAGGTATGATTTGTTAGCCCACCGTAGATTGTCCTGTGTCAATATGGGTCCATTTGTGTCCAGATATCTGCCTGAAAGATGTGGCCTCCATCGCCGACAGCATGTACAACATCCATCTGCTGAAGGAGTTTTCCAATGAATACTTGAACAAGTGCTTCTACTTGAAGGCAGAGGACGTGCTGTATTGTCATCCAATGCTAAGGGTGAGACGCAAAAACGTTAGTTCCCACATGACCTGAAAAAACTTTTCCAGTTCAATAaacatgtacaaaaaaaaaaaaatattgggatAGCTGCCAGTTTCCCCCCAGGAGAACCATtttagaagatggatggatatataaaGATGAATTTTAAGATAGCACCACTAACTGTTCTTCGCCTCCTCACTCAGAGCAATGTGATGGTGTTCATCGCCGAGCTCTTCTGGTGGTTTGAGATTGTGAAGCCCGATTTTGTTCACCCCAGAGACCTTAAGGAAATCACAGATGGTAAAACCTGATCTCTAGAAGGCTATTTTGAGGACTGGCGAGTGTAGTGTTTCTTCTCAAACGAAGGTTTAATGCTATATTTTTACAGCACGAATGCTTCTGCAGCCCAAGACCTCTCGATCCTACACGGCCATGGATGCTACCAAGCGTACTTTCCTCACCACGTCAAACGCCGCTGCAATGTTGCCTTCCAGCCCGGACTTCGGGTACAGTTTGTTTCCAAGCTGACTGCTGAATTTGATACGATTAAACTCAAATGTTGTTTTCTCTGACAGCATTGTACCAAGCACTTCCAGCTCTCTTCACTCTTTAGTGCCTCCAAGACAGAGACGACAGAGGGGAGTTGAGGGCGATGTTGCAGGTAATGCCTGATAGTGGGCTGCAGATTTGAGATTTGATGTCAACCTAAGATTCATGTGGTCTTGATGCCCCGCAGTGAGGAATCCGTGTAGCTCTCTGGCACGTAAAGATGAGAAGCCTCAAGGTTTGTCACAGGTCTGGCCAGAGAGGAGGCAGAGGTGAGCCATCGCATTTTTGTCCTagcagacacttcattaggtacatctgCATGATTCAGTGTATgtgcttattttattttctaggCCTTTTTCTCAGCCGCCACCCTACGCCTTGCATTTCCCCAACCAGCCGGACGACGCAGTCAATTTCAGTCCGGTTCGCTCCCTCAGCAAAGACAGCTCCGGCGTTATGACACCCAGCCACATGCTCGTGGGTCCGGGCCGCCCGCTCCATCAACACAGACTGAGCGGGCAAAGCCTCCTCAGCCACGTTCGCattgaggatgaggaggagatcTTAGAGGAGGAAGAACTGGTGGCTGTAATTCACCCCGCTGCTTTCCCCCGACGTCAGCGCAAAGGCGACATGGAGCTGGATGAACTGGAAGTCCCGCACACATCCCGAAGGCTTTCCAACAAGGATGTCTTAACTCCAGACTTGCAGGTGGACAGCTACTACCTTGAGCCTCTGATGCCCACCATCCCAAAGCCAGCGAAAGAGAAGAGCATCAGCCTGaacaaggaggaggagagcgGGGAGAGTCACTGCAGGTCAGGGCTGTTTGGTGTGAAGACAGATGTTCCACACAAACCACACCGGAGGTCACCATTGTCTGAATGTGGTCAGTTGATATTTAAGCCCATACCTGCTGTTAAATCCATTCACGCCCGGGAAGGTTCTTCACTTTCTGAGAAGACACAACCGCAAGGTTTCTTCCTTCACTTGTCTGGGGAGAGCGACTGTCAAAGTCATCTTTCCTCCGACGCTGAAGCCGGTCAAGACTCTGACTCGGACATTGCAGATTTcgaggacgacgacgaggacTTGGACCTGCTCGAGCCGAGCGACGTGAAAGGGATTTGTTTATTGCGAGAATTCTCCGAGGTCGAGTCTTTTAAGCTGAGAGAAGACCTGAAGGTGAGCGAGCGAGACGACAAGGAAGACTGGAGTGGACGTTCCAGTCCTTGCCTCAGCACGGCGTCCTGCGCGAGCAGCTGCAGCGCTTCGGGCGGCGCCGGTGTCAGGATGACCAGCTTTGCCGAAAGAAAGCTGCTTAAGCTCAGCCTCCGTGACGGATTCTCCAGCACGAGCAGTTCGCAGGTGACGACGCCCGATCACTCCGAGGTTAACCCTTGCCCTCCGTGGCAACTCAAAACCGAAGGAAGCCCCACGTCCGCTGTGAAGAAGATGGCGCTTTCTCCAGTTGTGCCTTCAGAGTTGCTGCAGCTCCACATGCAGCTGGAAGAGCAAAGGCGCGCCATCGAGTGccagaagaagaagatggagaCCTTGTCGGCGCGGCAACGACTGAAACTCGGCAAAGCTGCCTTCCTGAACGTCGTGAAGAAGGGAGAAGGGAGGAGCGACACGCTCCCTCTTCCTCTCAGACATTCGCCTTCCGCCGATCTGTCCGCTGCTCAGAAATCAAAGAGTCAATTCTGCAAGGATGACTCCTGTCTTGACGTTTTGAAGGTGGAGTCACAAGCGGAAGGAAGACTAAATGGAGATAACCGGCGAAACACCTCGGCTCAGGATCGCGCCTCAGGGTCGGACGTGAGTCAGCGCTCCCGCTCCATCGACCTCCTCAACGAAGCCATCAGCACTATCCAGCAGCAGATGACGCAGCTGTCGTTGCAGCAAGACTTGCTGATGAAGAAGAATGAAGCTTCATCGATGGACTCGAAAGAGCCAGAACTGAAACCAACTCTAAGCCCAACACAATCCCCCACCTCGGACCCCAGATCTTTCGCCGTCCACTTTGTCGACTTCATTGACAGCACCCCCACCCGCCGTCCTCCCAAGCTGAGCTCCAGCCAGCGAAGCAAAACCTCCGAGTCGAAGCACAAGAATGACACGGTGCCTGGCGCTGCAGGTGAAACCTCCCCCAAGGAAAAAAATGGTACAGGAAGCCAGGATGCTGAAAGTTCCAGGTTGGATAGAAACTTCAGAAGACGCACTACCTTCAGAATCCAAAACGAGCAAGGTGGTGCCAGGGAGGAACCCGGAGTATCTCCTGTCAAAGTTCAATCAGAGAACACAACGACCTCAGATACCTCCATCGCTCCATCACGCTGCACAGAAGATGACAAAGTCGACATCTCAGGGACAGAATCAGCGGGCGGAGACGAGAGCACCAAGGGAAAAGGTCTACTCATCCAGGTTGACCTTTCAGACCTGAAAGACTCCGAGGAGGGTGCGAGCGCCAACACCACAGGCGAGGAACAGAAGAACATGCTCGGCTTCTTTTTTAAGGTGATTTCCCGACATTCTTTTAAGCTCAGGCACATTTTTTGCTAATCTCACAGTTCTCTACTCCTTCTCCAGGATGAAGAGAAGCCCGAGGATGAGATGGCTAAACGTCGCGCCGCCTTCATGCTCAAACAGCAGCGCAAAGCCGAGGAGGCCAGGCTACGCAAGCAGCAGCAGGAAGCGGACAGCGAGCTCAAGCGTGACGAGGCCAGGTACGCTTCGGCATTCTGAGTCCAGTACCCAAAACGTTCACCTATGATGTCTTGCAGGCGTAAAGCCGAGGAGGACCGGGTTcggaaagaggaggagaaggccCGACGAGAGCTGATAAAGCAGGAGTACCTGCGCCGGAAGCAGCAGGCCTTGTTGGAAGAACAGGGTCAGGTTAAGCCGAAGCCAAGGTTCAAGTCCAGCAGGAATAGACCCAAATCCCTCCACCGCGGCGAGTTGAGCAGTCCCTGTAAAGGATCCACCACACGTATGTAACATCTTTGATGAGATACATTGATgaaaaatttgaaaaataactCCCAACTATTTCTTTTAGCCGATCTGAGCTTTCGAGGATCCACATTGTCTTTGGCCACCGAGGGGGACAGTGTCATCTCCGGAGAGATGGAGTCGCAGAGGTCAGATGACTTATTTTGCCCACTAGGGGGGGAGACCTGGAGTGTAAACCCAAGTTTCTCTTGCAGGGCTGAGTCGGTCTGCTCCATGGATTCTTTCGCTGTGCTTAGCAGAGCCTCCAGCAGGAACATGGAGCGCGACTGGGAGAGCGGCTCCGTCGCGTCCTCCATCACGTCATTCGAGTACAACGGTGAGCAGCTCAGCAATCCTcgtctagctagctagctagctagcgagctGGCTACAATAAGGCCCTTTAACTTTTGCTTCTTCATCATCGGTCCAAGGGCCCAAGCTTTTTAAAGAGCCCAGCTCCAAGTCCAACAAGCCCATCATCATCAACGCCATCGCACACTGCTGCCTAGCTGGGAAGGTGAACGAGACCCAGAAGAACGTCCTTCTGGAGGTGGGTGTGATGAAACTGTCGGTGATCGATCGCTCTACTGGCATCCTGATGTCTTTGTTCTTGGATTTCACAGGAGCTCGAAAAGTGCGAGTCCAATCACCTGATCATCCTCTTCCGCGACGGCGGCTGCCAGTTCCGCGGCGTGTACTCGTACTCGCCGGAGACGGAGGAAATCGTCAAATTCACGGGCACAGGGCCGCGCGCCATCAGCCACAAGATGATCGACCGGCTCTACAAGTACAGCTCGGACCGCAAGCAGTTCAACATCATCCCGGCCAAGTCGGTGTCGGTCAGCGTGGACGCGCTGACCATCCACAACCACCTGTGGCAAGCTAAGAGGCCCGGCAGCGCGCGCAGGAAGTGACACGCGGAGGCTCAGTACTTCTGTTTACGACCGATGGGCCGGACCCAAATAGTCGTGTTCAAACTAAACGTTCAAAAATTGATATCAAATGAAAAAGCTCGAAAGTTACAGCGCTTTGAAAAGCTTTGCAGTCAATGAGTCTGTCCTTTCAACGCTGGCGACGTTAGCGCAGCGTTTCCCCAGCCACTAATACGCCAAAGCGCTTATTTTACACGAAAAAAAGCTCACAGCCCCCTAAACTCACTAAACCTGCAAGAATtgaaggacaaacaaaaaaatatgggagctttttgacattttgaatttttctgCCTTTATGGCGCTGCAGTATTTGTAGTCAATGAATAATTAAAACCTGGTCATCCGGCAAAGTGGTTGGGAAGCACTATGCCTCAGAATGCAAAACACTCAAAGCCACCTAAATGCactattttatcattttattccTGTCACACTTTGTTTTAGGAACGTTCTGCGTCCTTTTTGGCACATAGCTGAAGGACTGATTGTTACGGTGTGACAAAGTTGGACCTTATTGAGACGTGACGTTCTCTCCTGGTGATGAGAAAAGGTTTTGTTTGTATTGGGAAGTTTAGAGGTTCCTGGTTTGTTCCTTCCAGACTTTGAGAGTGCTTTGATTAGGTTTTTAATGGGCGGGATGGTTAAACCCAACTCGGAATATTTGAATTTACGTTTGTTTTAAGCGGGGAAAACTACAAAattgcaaaaatgcgtgaatGTGAATGAAAAACAATGGCAACAAATGTCTGTTCTATGTATTATTTGTTTTGCTGTGATTTCTTTTATATTAAATTTAGGAGGGAAATTCTTGACAGGCTCACAAGCTTTTTTGTGATCTCTCGCTGAAGAGCAAACAGTATTTAAATGTAGCTTCAAATGCTCAACAAGTTCCCTGCCGTTCCCTTTCATTGGAACTTAATGGCGAACAAGACCGCACAATActtgatattttttttgctgcattttgtatatttttagtGGGATATTTTGTACTggttaaagaaattaaaaaaaaaaaaaaaaacaggctctGTTGTGAGGTTTATTCTGTTACAGTCCCATTACATTGTGTCCTATATTGTatgttaatttattttaaaaatctgaaataaattACAGTTTAATATGTTGCTTCTTTGTCAAATGTGACTTCTCTTGCATAAATTACTTGCATTAaactccaaaaataaaaatatacccCATTTGTGTGTATGATAATGCaatggccactagagggcagtgaAATACACAAATAACAGCTCGAAAAATATATTTGGTTTTGAGTATTATGTTGTCTACGTGTATAGCTGGCGCTGCACCTTTGTGTTTATTAAAGAGTTATAAACTTCCTCAACATCCCTGCTAATTTGTTACCATGTTTATGGCGTTTGCGTTGTGTTTTAGCAATAAactaacagatttttttttaaatcaatgttgTATAAATTGGTTAAATACACAACGTGTAACCTTTAAGTGGAAATAGCAATATACATCACTTGTCTTTGTTTGTTAAACTGATTATTTGTAAAAATACTCAATTTGAACCAGGGACCCTTTTCGATGTGACACAGAAACAAGCGCGGAAGTAATTTGAGAGCGCGCAGGCCCTTCTTCCGGTCTCTTATCCCTCGGTCACTGTGCGACAATGGTAAGATGGCAATGATGTTCAGCGAAAATCTAGAGACATCTTAAAAACCTGATGTCCGTCCTTTACCAATCACAACTGTTTAGTTGTCATCAATGCTTAGCTACTTTTAAAATGccctatttgtttttattaagatGTATATTTGACAGTTTAGGGTTTTAGTTTGGTAGGAGCTAGCCGGCTTGTTAGCATTGACATTCCGGTCACACTTACCGCTTAAAACTGAATAAAGTCCAGTTTGCATTCTTGACAATGTGAATTTTAGTACGCTACTATTGTGTTTGTGAATTTTATTAGATGAAAAGTTTATTTAATGCTCAGGCGGGATTCAGCTAGCCACATCATGAAGCTCTCATTGAGTTGACTCTTACCATGTGTAGATATGATACATTTCAATAAAAGTAGTTTCATGGTGCGTTTAATTTTCACACAGTCTTGTCTATGATGCTTTGAAATGTCTGAACCAATGAATACTACGTGATTCAAACATTTTTACTTACTGAGACAAGACCTTCAAACCTGCAGTGATAGTAAGATGCTTATGGAAGAGCATtgatccattttattttcacattttcatcTTCCAGACGAAGGGAACATCCTCTTTCGGTAAGCGCAGGAACAAGACGCACACCCTGTGCCGTCGCTGTGGCTCCAAAGCTTACCACCTGCAGAAGTCTTCCTGCGGAAAGTGTGGCTATCCCGAGAAGCGCAAGAGAAAGTGTAAGTTGATATTGTTTTCCCTTCCTTGGCAGCTGTGGTTTGGTTTGTGGAAATGAATGACAGATCAAACTGTTTCattcaaaatatatttatttttttagacaaCTGGAGTGCAAAGGCCAAGAGAAGGAACACCACTGGCACCGGTCGTCTGAGGCACCTCAAGGTTGTGTACCGTCGGTTCAGGTAAGATTAATGCAGATGTGATAGTGATCTTAAATATATTATTATGGAACTAGCTAATGTAAATTATTTGTTCAGGACCATTTGGGAAGTCATCTGTTTAATGTGCCATGTTTTCCCCTTTTGATATTTTCCAGGAATGGTTTCCGGGAAGGTACCACCCCCAAGCCCAAACGCGCCGCGGTGGCCGCCTCCAGCTCCTCTTAAGAGACacatttttgtttaaataaatgtGACCAACACACAAAGCTCATTCTCGTCTTGTCGATCCggatgcattttcttttttgtttatcaTTAAAGGAGTTTACACTTCTACAGCAAAAGCACATGTTCTCTCTCTTTTCATATAAGAGCAAATAAATATTTAGAGAAAAGCACTGTGTGAGGCCTTCAGTAGCATCTGTAAGGTCAACTGAAAATAACATTACAAATCAAGTGTGAATCTGTCCATGTTCCCTTGCTTCAGGAAAGCCATAACAACAAAAAGTCTAAATATTTGCACAAAATCCAAATCTGCTTTCTCCCATCATGGCATAAAACAGaattgaggattttttttttctctctttggcAGCTTGAAAACTTGAGGGTGGTCTTCCTGCAAGAGCAACTTATGTAATGTTTCAATGGTCTGCAACATTTCAGAATCTGACAACTCACCCCCAggtcttttttctttcccagaaaaatacttttttttttttttaatctgctagTTTCCCTGTTATCTGATGTAATTTATTACACTGGTTTGCAGATATAAATGCTTTGAGCAGCTGGAAGAGAATTATGTAAATGTACAAATGGGAGTAGCGGACATGAGTTGAATCTCAGTATTTGGAATTATGAGTAAAAGAAAGTCTTAAAATCAGGTTCACATCTGCAGCCCGAGGAGAATCTACAGAGGTTTAAACAAGATGATTAGCACGTATTAGCACTATTTCTCATTGAAGAATATTTTGATTCTAAACTTGCGGTGCAGGTGTTCTTTCATGTAATGGCTTACTACTGCAGACAGGGGGCGATGTCGCGCATTTCAAGGGCTGAGTTAACCAACCAGCGCCGGGAGCGCGCCCGCTCACTGCCCACAGGTAAAAGTTTTCCTCGGCGGGCTGTTTCCCGCGCACACCGGAGCGAACCAGCCAACTGGCGCTCATCGACGGATTTGAACCAGTCCACGTTCTTGGAATGACACCTCGCTGAGCTGCTGTGATGAGATGTAAGTTAGAAGAAACTTTTAAATCGTCATTTTTAACACCTAATGTCACCCCGTCTCTTCCTCGTCTTTCTTCCCGATGTGTAGCCTCTATCCTCGGATCCTTTTGCGCTCTTCTCCTGCTGCTGCGGGAACCTGCGTGCCGTGGGGATGAGGTGACGTCCGGCACAGGTACGTGAAAATTGACTCAACAAAATGCTCACCTTTTGGGCCATTTTCCTCGACGTCTTTGAGAATTGTAAAAACATTCCCGGTAACTAAAGCGGATCTCGGCAAGCCCCTAACTGCTGGGTCAATTTAAAGTACGTTTACTTTAAGTAAAGTATTAAAGTTCAATCAGTAAAGTATTAAAGTTCAATAATTGAAGTCGAAGATTTTTCTTATTGAAGTATTAATAATCAATATTATTattgaaatagaaaaataagaaaCGCTATAGTAAAAATATTTAACACttgtaaaaaatatattctttaATACAGTTTGGACAGTGGAGGCAGTTCCGTGCCGTCCTCTCCCCTGCAACAACAACTTAATCATGATTaataattattttccatttcagtTCTCTGCTCTATccttttcattgatttttttttaaaatccaataACGTCAATGATAGAagaatttcctgttcaaatgaaTGGGCACGAAGCGGGAGTGGCatcgattttttaaaaaaatccaataacGTCAATGATGGAAGAATTTCGTGTTCAAATGAATGTGCACGAAGGGGGAGTGGCATCACATCCTGTGTAACTCAGGCAACAAC
It encodes the following:
- the LOC133163758 gene encoding LOW QUALITY PROTEIN: calmodulin-regulated spectrin-associated protein 1-B-like (The sequence of the model RefSeq protein was modified relative to this genomic sequence to represent the inferred CDS: substituted 1 base at 1 genomic stop codon), whose product is MDVSARQGGSTRRRAAEDGEPVGVGGGVEVLVVPQDLYDSARAKIEANLRWLLAKAYGIDHIPEDLKDPFYTDQYEQEHIKPPVIHMLLSGEIYCRVCGLILRAEQAVSLRSHQSVLQALSARGIQVRDSDDVHVSTLDLNSSPVKMSCHMHLIDALMMAHTMEMISVEKVVSSVKRFSNFSASKERPMDLEDAMVLWINKVNTKMSAIVEKEMKMKQHLLDSPNHQKVRYRRDHLSGRTLQHFSVVDDLCRDVCDGAALLALIHFYCPELIRLEDICLKDVASIADSMYNIHLLKEFSNEYLNKCFYLKAEDVLYCHPMLRSNVMVFIAELFWWFEIVKPDFVHPRDLKEITDARMLLQPKTSRSYTAMDATKRTFLTTSNAAAMLPSSPDFGIVPSTSSSLHSLVPPRQRRQRGVEGDVAVRNPCSSLARKDEKPQGLSQVWPERRQRPFSQPPPYALHFPNQPDDAVNFSPVRSLSKDSSGVMTPSHMLVGPGRPLHQHRLSGQSLLSHVRIEDEEEILEEEELVAVIHPAAFPRRQRKGDMELDELEVPHTSRRLSNKDVLTPDLQVDSYYLEPLMPTIPKPAKEKSISLNKEEESGESHCRSGLFGVKTDVPHKPHRRSPLSECGQLIFKPIPAVKSIHAREGSSLSEKTQPQGFFLHLSGESDCQSHLSSDAEAGQDSDSDIADFEDDDEDLDLLEPSDVKGICLLREFSEVESFKLREDLKVSERDDKEDWSGRSSPCLSTASCASSCSASGGAGVRMTSFAERKLLKLSLRDGFSSTSSSQVTTPDHSEVNPCPPWQLKTEGSPTSAVKKMALSPVVPSELLQLHMQLEEQRRAIECQKKKMETLSARQRLKLGKAAFLNVVKKGEGRSDTLPLPLRHSPSADLSAAQKSKSQFCKDDSCLDVLKVESQAEGRLNGDNRRNTSAQDRASGSDVSQRSRSIDLLNEAISTIQQQMTQLSLQQDLLMKKNEASSMDSKEPELKPTLSPTQSPTSDPRSFAVHFVDFIDSTPTRRPPKLSSSQRSKTSESKHKNDTVPGAAGETSPKEKNGTGSQDAESSRLDRNFRRRTTFRIQNEQGGAREEPGVSPVKVQSENTTTSDTSIAPSRCTEDDKVDISGTESAGGDESTKGKGLLIQVDLSDLKDSEEGASANTTGEEQKNMLGFFFKDEEKPEDEMAKRRAAFMLKQQRKAEEARLRKQQQEADSELKRDEARYASAFXVQYPKRSPMMSCRRKAEEDRVRKEEEKARRELIKQEYLRRKQQALLEEQGQVKPKPRFKSSRNRPKSLHRGELSSPCKGSTTPDLSFRGSTLSLATEGDSVISGEMESQRAESVCSMDSFAVLSRASSRNMERDWESGSVASSITSFEYNGPKLFKEPSSKSNKPIIINAIAHCCLAGKVNETQKNVLLEELEKCESNHLIILFRDGGCQFRGVYSYSPETEEIVKFTGTGPRAISHKMIDRLYKYSSDRKQFNIIPAKSVSVSVDALTIHNHLWQAKRPGSARRK
- the rpl37 gene encoding 60S ribosomal protein L37; translated protein: MTKGTSSFGKRRNKTHTLCRRCGSKAYHLQKSSCGKCGYPEKRKRKYNWSAKAKRRNTTGTGRLRHLKVVYRRFRNGFREGTTPKPKRAAVAASSSS